From the Paraburkholderia sp. PREW-6R genome, one window contains:
- a CDS encoding BMP family ABC transporter substrate-binding protein yields MKRRNLLTAFAWGAASLALAAPLAQSAKAADAPGVAFVYLGNPGDAGWTYAHDQGSKEAEAKFGSKIRITRIENVPESADSERVFRDLASKGNKIIIGTSFGYQDFELKVAKDFPDTVFLHATGYKKAPNFGTYDVRMYQGAYLAGVAAGYVTKTNTLGFVASVPIPEVVRNINAYTLGARSVNPKIHTKVIWINSWFDPGKEKQAAETLIGQGADVLLQNTDSSATLATASEKHVHAFGWDSDMKKFGPDAHLGSVVAHWGVYYDAAIQQVLDGKWKNDPVWWGIPQKAVNLEDLNTSAISADAQAKVSAKRDELAGGKWDVFTGPIKDQSGAVKVPAGKTLGDAELQRLNWYVEGVDGSLPK; encoded by the coding sequence ATGAAAAGAAGGAATCTGCTGACTGCTTTCGCATGGGGCGCCGCGTCGCTGGCGCTCGCCGCGCCGCTCGCGCAGAGCGCGAAGGCCGCCGACGCACCGGGCGTCGCGTTCGTCTATCTCGGCAATCCGGGCGATGCCGGGTGGACCTACGCACACGACCAGGGCTCGAAGGAAGCGGAAGCGAAATTCGGCAGCAAGATCAGGATCACCCGCATTGAAAACGTGCCGGAATCCGCCGACTCGGAGCGCGTGTTCCGCGATCTGGCGAGCAAGGGCAACAAGATCATCATCGGTACGAGCTTCGGTTATCAGGACTTCGAACTGAAAGTCGCGAAAGATTTTCCGGACACGGTGTTTTTGCATGCGACCGGCTACAAGAAGGCGCCGAACTTCGGCACCTACGACGTGCGCATGTATCAGGGCGCCTACCTTGCCGGCGTAGCCGCAGGTTATGTGACGAAGACGAACACGCTGGGTTTCGTCGCGTCGGTGCCGATTCCGGAAGTGGTGCGCAACATCAACGCCTATACGCTCGGCGCGCGCTCGGTGAACCCGAAGATTCACACGAAGGTCATCTGGATCAATAGCTGGTTCGATCCGGGCAAGGAAAAGCAGGCAGCTGAAACGTTGATCGGCCAAGGCGCGGACGTGCTGCTGCAGAACACCGATTCGAGCGCCACGCTCGCCACCGCATCCGAGAAGCACGTGCATGCGTTCGGCTGGGATTCGGACATGAAGAAGTTCGGACCTGACGCGCACCTGGGTTCGGTGGTCGCGCATTGGGGCGTGTATTACGACGCGGCGATCCAGCAGGTGCTGGACGGCAAGTGGAAAAACGACCCGGTCTGGTGGGGTATTCCGCAGAAGGCCGTCAATCTGGAAGATCTGAACACGTCGGCGATCTCGGCCGATGCGCAGGCGAAGGTTTCCGCGAAGCGCGACGAGCTGGCAGGCGGTAAGTGGGATGTGTTCACCGGCCCGATCAAGGATCAGAGCGGCGCTGTGAAAGTGCCGGCCGGCAAGACGCTCGGCGACGCGGAACTGCAGCGGTTGAACTGGTACGTGGAAGGCGTGGACGGTTCGTTGCCGAAGTAA
- a CDS encoding DUF1289 domain-containing protein: MASNLHDLPDSPCIGVCSTLFDDICKGCGRTAAEVSNWVFLSDEEKRAVWTRIEQDGTAMRFKNDKL; the protein is encoded by the coding sequence ATGGCTTCGAATCTCCACGATCTTCCCGACAGCCCGTGCATCGGCGTCTGTTCCACGCTTTTCGACGACATCTGCAAAGGCTGCGGCCGCACCGCAGCCGAAGTGTCCAACTGGGTGTTCCTCAGCGACGAGGAAAAGCGCGCGGTCTGGACGCGCATCGAGCAGGACGGCACCGCGATGCGCTTCAAAAACGACAAGCTGTAA
- a CDS encoding OmpW family outer membrane protein, whose amino-acid sequence MKHSFGSRIRTTVISASLLVAGTLAPLAHAADAGDGAGSTGTTATSNDSMNGIHAGDVLVRLRAISIMPDVGTTHSLSALNVDVNNAIVPELDFTYMIRDYLGVELILGTSRHQLTSSLGSLGGVNVLPPTLLLQYHFNHAGRIRPYVGAGLNYTLFYNNGLNAGGAPISITNHSFGPALQAGVDVQVTKSLFVNADIKKIWMHTDASLGGEALGRLSIDPVVVGLGVGMRF is encoded by the coding sequence ATGAAGCACTCATTCGGCAGCCGCATCCGGACCACGGTGATTTCGGCCAGTCTGTTAGTCGCGGGCACGCTCGCGCCGCTCGCGCATGCCGCAGACGCGGGCGATGGCGCAGGCAGCACCGGCACCACCGCCACCAGCAATGACTCGATGAACGGCATTCACGCGGGCGATGTGCTCGTGCGTCTGCGGGCCATCAGCATCATGCCGGATGTGGGGACGACGCATTCCCTGTCGGCGTTGAACGTCGATGTGAATAACGCGATCGTGCCCGAGCTGGATTTCACCTACATGATTCGCGACTACCTCGGCGTCGAGCTGATTCTCGGCACGTCGCGTCATCAGCTGACGTCGAGCCTCGGCAGTCTCGGCGGGGTCAACGTGTTGCCGCCCACCCTATTGCTCCAGTATCACTTCAACCATGCAGGGCGGATTCGTCCGTATGTGGGCGCGGGATTGAACTACACGCTCTTCTACAACAACGGTCTGAACGCCGGCGGCGCGCCGATTTCGATCACGAATCACAGCTTTGGGCCGGCGTTGCAGGCCGGCGTCGACGTGCAGGTGACGAAGTCGCTGTTCGTCAACGCGGACATCAAGAAGATCTGGATGCACACCGATGCATCGCTCGGCGGCGAGGCGTTAGGCCGCCTGAGTATCGACCCGGTGGTGGTCGGGCTAGGTGTGGGTATGCGGTTCTAG
- a CDS encoding ABC transporter permease — MMLPYRLEARTTPSRAMQLAVPLIAALLTLAIGFLIFSLVGRDPVQAMHAFFIEPLSSVNGWSELLLKASPLCLIGLGLAIGYRANVWNIGAEGQMLLGGIAASGVAIYFDQATGWWILPTMMVAGVLGGMAWAAIPALLKSRFNTNEILVSLMLTYVATQLLIYLVSGPWRDPQGMNFPLSEMFSGDALYPTFSGDWHWKWLRGTRLNASLFVTLVAIPLVWVFMRKSFAGYRMNVGGLAPLAARYAGFSDKKTIWTSLLISGGLAGLAGMGEIAGPIGQLQATWSPGYGFTAIIVVFVGRLHPLGIVLASLLMALLYLGGEAVQTSMQLPQALSGVFQGLLLFCLLGADLFVNYRVRRRSVAAQAH, encoded by the coding sequence ATGATGCTTCCGTATCGACTCGAAGCCCGCACTACGCCCTCGCGGGCGATGCAACTCGCCGTGCCGCTGATTGCCGCGTTGCTCACGCTCGCGATCGGCTTCCTGATCTTCAGCCTCGTTGGACGTGATCCCGTGCAGGCCATGCACGCGTTCTTCATCGAGCCGCTTTCGAGCGTGAACGGCTGGTCTGAACTGCTGCTCAAGGCGTCGCCCTTGTGCCTGATCGGCCTCGGTCTCGCGATCGGTTATCGCGCCAACGTGTGGAACATTGGCGCCGAAGGGCAGATGCTGCTCGGCGGCATCGCCGCGAGCGGCGTCGCGATCTACTTCGACCAGGCCACCGGCTGGTGGATCCTGCCGACCATGATGGTCGCCGGCGTACTCGGCGGGATGGCGTGGGCCGCGATTCCCGCGCTGCTGAAAAGCCGCTTCAACACCAACGAGATTCTGGTCAGCCTGATGCTCACCTATGTGGCGACGCAACTGCTGATCTATCTGGTCAGCGGCCCGTGGCGTGATCCGCAGGGGATGAATTTTCCGCTCTCCGAAATGTTCAGCGGGGACGCGCTCTATCCCACGTTTTCCGGCGACTGGCATTGGAAATGGCTGCGCGGCACGCGGCTGAACGCGTCCCTTTTCGTCACGCTGGTGGCGATTCCGCTCGTGTGGGTGTTCATGCGCAAAAGCTTCGCGGGCTACCGGATGAACGTCGGCGGTCTTGCGCCGCTCGCCGCCCGCTACGCCGGCTTCTCGGACAAGAAAACCATCTGGACGTCGCTGCTGATCAGCGGCGGTCTCGCGGGCCTCGCCGGCATGGGCGAGATTGCCGGTCCGATCGGCCAGTTGCAGGCCACCTGGTCGCCGGGTTACGGCTTCACCGCGATCATCGTCGTGTTCGTGGGGCGCTTGCATCCGCTCGGCATCGTGCTCGCAAGCCTGCTGATGGCGCTGCTGTATCTCGGCGGTGAAGCGGTGCAGACGTCGATGCAGTTGCCGCAGGCGCTCTCCGGCGTGTTCCAGGGGCTGCTGCTGTTCTGCCTGCTCGGCGCCGACCTGTTCGTCAATTACCGCGTGCGCCGGCGCTCCGTCGCCGCGCAGGCCCACTGA
- a CDS encoding Nramp family divalent metal transporter, with translation MNTNPSVLRPNRRPRLPGNGPTRPAHWFSFVGAGALIAVGYIDPGNWATALGAGAAYGYKLLGMVLLASIMAMLLQWLSSRIGVVTGRDLAQLCRERTSRGTTLFLWLTSEVAIIACDVAEVVGSAVALQLLLGVSLTIGVLMSAVCTFALLALQQKGGRRLEAVIAALIVFVGMCFVVELALARPDWHEALAGVAPSVDLLRHAGMVWLAAGIVGATVMPHNLYLHSALVKHHAPEGTDTQIKAALQVVNVDTFASLSFAFVINAALLIVAAAVFYASGHRDVTDLADAHRLIAPLVGTHWAGILFAAALLACGLSATVTGTLAGQAVMEGFLQIRLPRWKRALLTRALAIGPALIAVTMFGQNGSNQLLVASQVVLSLQLPLAVVPLIRCASDAALMRGWRVRGVPLALSWLSAMFIVVLNAALLWQLTFGA, from the coding sequence ATGAACACCAACCCGTCCGTCTTACGGCCCAATCGCCGCCCGCGTTTGCCGGGTAACGGTCCCACACGCCCGGCGCACTGGTTTTCGTTCGTCGGCGCGGGCGCGCTGATCGCAGTCGGCTATATCGATCCGGGCAACTGGGCAACCGCGCTCGGCGCGGGCGCAGCCTATGGCTACAAGCTGCTCGGCATGGTGCTGCTCGCCAGCATCATGGCGATGCTGCTGCAATGGCTGTCCTCACGCATCGGCGTGGTCACGGGCCGCGATCTGGCGCAGCTGTGCCGTGAGCGCACGAGTCGCGGCACCACGCTGTTCCTGTGGCTGACCAGCGAGGTCGCGATTATCGCGTGCGACGTCGCCGAGGTCGTCGGGAGCGCCGTCGCGTTGCAATTGCTGTTAGGCGTCTCGCTCACTATCGGCGTGCTGATGTCGGCGGTATGCACGTTCGCGCTGCTCGCGCTTCAGCAAAAGGGTGGCCGCCGGCTCGAAGCCGTGATCGCAGCGCTGATCGTGTTCGTCGGAATGTGTTTCGTGGTCGAACTGGCGCTCGCGCGGCCCGACTGGCACGAGGCGCTGGCCGGCGTGGCGCCGAGCGTCGATCTGCTGCGGCATGCCGGCATGGTGTGGCTGGCGGCGGGCATCGTCGGCGCGACCGTCATGCCGCACAACCTGTATCTGCACTCGGCGCTCGTCAAGCACCACGCGCCGGAGGGCACCGATACGCAGATCAAGGCCGCGCTCCAGGTGGTCAACGTCGACACGTTCGCGTCGCTTTCATTTGCTTTCGTCATCAACGCGGCGCTTCTGATCGTCGCGGCGGCCGTCTTCTATGCGAGCGGCCATCGCGACGTGACCGATCTCGCCGACGCTCACCGGCTGATCGCGCCGCTCGTCGGCACGCACTGGGCGGGCATCCTGTTTGCCGCGGCGCTGCTCGCCTGCGGACTCAGCGCGACGGTCACCGGCACGCTGGCCGGTCAGGCGGTCATGGAAGGCTTCCTGCAAATCCGGCTGCCGCGCTGGAAACGCGCGCTGCTCACGCGCGCGCTGGCGATCGGCCCGGCGCTCATCGCCGTGACGATGTTCGGCCAGAACGGCTCGAATCAGTTGCTGGTGGCAAGCCAGGTAGTGCTCAGCCTGCAACTGCCGCTCGCCGTGGTGCCGCTGATCCGCTGTGCTTCCGACGCTGCGCTGATGCGCGGCTGGCGTGTGCGCGGCGTGCCGCTCGCGCTGTCCTGGTTAAGCGCGATGTTTATCGTCGTGCTGAACGCTGCGTTGTTGTGGCAGCTGACATTCGGCGCATGA
- a CDS encoding ABC-F family ATPase, which translates to MLSTANITMQFGPKPLFENISVKFGEGNRYGLIGANGCGKSTFMKILGSDLEPSSGNVMLEPNVRLGKLRQDQFAYEDVRVLDVVMMGHTEMWAAMTERDAIYANPDATDDDYMHAAELEAKFAEYDGYTAEARAGELLLGIGIAIEDHNGPMSNVAPGWKLRVLLAQALFSKPDVLLLDEPTNNLDINSIRWLEDMLNQYNSTMIIISHDRHFLNQVCTHMADMDYGTLKVYPGNYDDYMLASTQARERQQAANAKAKERVADLQDFVRRFSANKSKARQATSRLKMIDKIKIEEFKPSSRQNPFIRFEFEKKLHNIAVVADSISKKYERPIFTNFSISVQPGERIAIIGENGAGKTTLLRSLLGKLQLNHGTVKWAENANIGYMPQDTYEEFPDDVTLMDWIDGYRQEGDDEQMVRGTLGRLLFNADDIRKSVKVLSGGEKGRMIWGKLMLGRHNVLLMDEPTNHMDMESIESLQIALDKFEGTLIFVSHDREFVSGLANRIIEVKTDGTLNDFGGNYEDFLASQGVQ; encoded by the coding sequence GTGCTGTCTACCGCCAATATCACCATGCAATTCGGGCCGAAGCCCCTCTTCGAGAACATCTCCGTCAAATTCGGGGAAGGGAACCGCTATGGGCTGATCGGTGCGAACGGCTGCGGTAAGTCCACCTTCATGAAAATCCTGGGCTCCGACCTCGAGCCGAGTTCGGGCAACGTGATGCTCGAACCGAACGTGCGCCTCGGCAAACTGCGCCAGGACCAGTTCGCATACGAAGACGTGCGCGTGCTCGACGTGGTGATGATGGGCCACACCGAGATGTGGGCCGCCATGACCGAGCGGGACGCGATTTACGCCAACCCCGACGCCACCGACGACGACTACATGCACGCCGCCGAACTCGAAGCGAAATTCGCCGAGTACGACGGTTACACGGCGGAAGCGCGCGCGGGCGAGCTGCTGCTGGGCATCGGCATTGCAATCGAGGATCACAACGGCCCGATGAGCAACGTCGCGCCGGGCTGGAAATTGCGCGTGTTGCTCGCACAGGCGCTGTTTTCGAAGCCGGACGTGCTGCTGCTGGACGAGCCGACCAACAACCTGGACATCAACTCGATCCGCTGGCTGGAAGACATGCTCAACCAGTACAACTCGACGATGATCATCATCTCGCACGATCGACACTTCCTGAACCAGGTGTGCACGCACATGGCCGACATGGACTACGGCACGCTGAAGGTGTACCCGGGCAATTACGACGACTACATGCTCGCCAGCACGCAGGCGCGCGAGCGTCAGCAGGCCGCCAATGCAAAGGCCAAGGAACGTGTCGCCGACCTGCAGGACTTCGTGCGCCGCTTCTCGGCCAACAAGTCGAAAGCGCGCCAGGCCACCAGCCGGTTGAAGATGATCGACAAGATCAAGATCGAGGAATTCAAGCCGTCGTCGCGTCAGAACCCGTTCATCCGCTTCGAGTTCGAAAAGAAGCTGCACAACATTGCCGTGGTGGCCGACAGCATTTCGAAGAAGTACGAGCGGCCGATCTTTACTAACTTCAGCATCAGCGTGCAACCGGGCGAGCGTATCGCAATCATCGGCGAGAACGGCGCAGGCAAGACGACGCTGTTGCGCTCGCTGCTCGGCAAGCTGCAGCTCAATCACGGCACGGTGAAGTGGGCCGAAAATGCGAACATCGGCTATATGCCGCAGGACACGTATGAAGAGTTTCCTGACGACGTCACGCTGATGGACTGGATCGACGGCTATCGCCAGGAAGGGGACGACGAACAGATGGTGCGTGGCACGCTCGGCCGTCTGCTTTTTAATGCCGACGACATCCGCAAATCGGTCAAGGTGCTTTCCGGCGGTGAGAAGGGCCGCATGATCTGGGGCAAGCTGATGCTGGGCCGCCACAACGTGCTGCTGATGGACGAGCCGACCAATCACATGGACATGGAGTCGATCGAATCGCTGCAGATCGCGCTGGACAAATTCGAAGGCACGCTGATTTTCGTGTCGCACGACCGTGAGTTCGTGAGCGGCCTCGCGAACCGGATCATCGAAGTGAAAACGGATGGTACGTTGAACGACTTCGGCGGGAATTACGAGGATTTCCTGGCGAGCCAGGGCGTGCAGTAA
- a CDS encoding phospholipase A, whose amino-acid sequence MLSALAAVALFAGDARATVAMLQPARVAALNEPLQITLIYSADDARPLTVTVPPCIRVNLSMAELSPQPLDLQREPGVPGTLHLRPGQFRKVRFSAPWPQAARGEVRIDPVGFDASPAIVAINRGPQQDALAQAERSETQATTPAQAAATAAKVDGPTGDAMSPPGDSLATTGRGVLAHLSYYEPMYIAVGRNGDTNARLQLSFKYRIRIPDDLRSKSLLDNLYFAYTQTSIWDLSADSRPFRDTTYSPQLFYYVPDTGWHSSWFTRMGFAAGVSHESNGKAGDDSRSINMPFIRPTWEFGDLTANHLTVSPKIYYYLGTSNNPDIADYRGYVDLLVKYGSPDGWQLATTVRKGTKHWYGSVDTQFTYPLAKLLGSAWGGYVWVGYFNGYGEDLLDYNNRQHWIARVGYSIAR is encoded by the coding sequence ATGCTCTCGGCGCTCGCCGCTGTCGCACTCTTTGCCGGCGACGCGCGCGCCACGGTCGCCATGCTGCAACCGGCGCGCGTCGCGGCGCTCAACGAACCGCTGCAGATCACGCTGATCTATTCCGCCGACGACGCGAGGCCGCTCACCGTGACCGTGCCGCCGTGCATCCGCGTGAATCTCAGCATGGCGGAACTGTCGCCGCAGCCGCTCGATCTGCAACGCGAGCCGGGCGTGCCAGGCACGCTGCATTTGCGGCCGGGGCAGTTCCGCAAGGTGCGGTTCTCGGCACCGTGGCCACAAGCAGCGCGCGGCGAGGTGCGCATCGACCCGGTGGGTTTCGACGCGTCGCCGGCGATCGTCGCGATCAATCGAGGACCGCAGCAGGACGCGCTCGCTCAGGCCGAGCGCTCGGAGACGCAGGCGACGACTCCCGCGCAGGCCGCCGCCACGGCCGCGAAAGTGGACGGCCCGACGGGCGACGCGATGTCGCCGCCGGGCGACTCGCTTGCCACGACTGGCCGCGGCGTGCTCGCTCACCTGTCGTACTACGAGCCGATGTACATTGCCGTAGGCCGCAACGGCGACACGAATGCACGGCTGCAACTGAGCTTTAAATACCGCATCCGCATTCCGGACGATCTGCGCTCGAAGTCGCTGCTCGACAACCTGTACTTCGCGTACACGCAAACGTCGATCTGGGATCTTTCCGCCGACTCGCGGCCGTTTCGCGATACCACCTACAGCCCCCAGCTGTTCTATTACGTGCCGGACACCGGCTGGCACAGCTCGTGGTTCACGCGCATGGGTTTCGCAGCGGGCGTGAGTCACGAGTCGAACGGCAAGGCTGGCGACGACTCGCGCAGTATCAACATGCCGTTCATCCGGCCGACGTGGGAATTCGGCGACCTGACGGCGAACCATCTGACCGTGTCGCCGAAAATCTATTACTACCTGGGTACGAGCAACAACCCGGATATCGCCGACTATCGCGGTTATGTCGATCTGCTCGTGAAGTATGGAAGCCCTGACGGCTGGCAGCTTGCCACCACGGTGCGCAAGGGCACGAAGCACTGGTACGGCAGCGTCGACACGCAGTTCACTTACCCGCTTGCGAAACTGCTCGGCAGCGCGTGGGGCGGCTATGTGTGGGTCGGCTATTTCAACGGGTACGGGGAGGACCTGCTCGATTACAACAACCGTCAACACTGGATTGCGCGAGTCGGGTACAGCATTGCGCGGTGA
- a CDS encoding NAD(P)-dependent oxidoreductase, with translation MEIGFCGPGLMGAPMVRHLLRAGHVVHVWNRTRAKAEALLAHGAQVADTPRELVERCEAVLLCVADAAAVEETVFGATGLLGADASFAGRLRWIVDHSSIPPAATRAFAQRAAALTAVRAGVSQGDVQGMRQGEGREAAGGVGWIDAPVSGGVAGATAGTLAVMAGGAAADVDAVRPLLAAYASRVTRMGDVGAGQTSKLCNQAIVTATLAAIAEAVSLAQRSGIDPARLTEGLAGGWADSVLLQTFVPRMTQSGLAPVGAFRTFQKDIDTVAATAYETGTPMPVTSTVQQLLRLGAAMGLAQADLSAFIDILQTPRGVQHD, from the coding sequence GTGGAAATTGGTTTTTGCGGCCCCGGCCTGATGGGTGCGCCGATGGTCCGGCATCTGCTGCGCGCGGGACATGTCGTGCACGTGTGGAATCGCACGCGCGCGAAAGCGGAAGCGCTGCTCGCGCACGGCGCACAGGTGGCGGATACGCCGCGCGAACTGGTCGAGCGTTGCGAGGCCGTACTGTTGTGTGTCGCGGATGCGGCCGCGGTCGAAGAGACGGTGTTCGGTGCAACAGGCCTGCTGGGCGCGGACGCGTCGTTCGCGGGACGGTTGCGCTGGATCGTCGATCACTCCAGCATTCCGCCCGCCGCCACGCGCGCATTTGCGCAGCGCGCGGCGGCGTTGACCGCTGTGCGGGCGGGTGTGAGTCAGGGTGACGTTCAAGGTATGCGTCAGGGTGAGGGAAGGGAGGCAGCCGGCGGCGTCGGGTGGATCGATGCGCCGGTCTCCGGCGGAGTGGCCGGCGCCACGGCGGGCACGCTTGCCGTGATGGCAGGCGGCGCGGCGGCGGACGTCGATGCGGTGCGGCCCCTGCTTGCCGCATACGCGTCGCGTGTGACGCGTATGGGTGACGTCGGCGCGGGCCAGACGTCGAAATTGTGCAACCAGGCCATCGTCACCGCCACGCTTGCCGCGATCGCGGAAGCGGTGAGTCTCGCGCAGCGCAGCGGCATCGATCCGGCCAGGTTGACGGAGGGTCTCGCCGGCGGCTGGGCCGACTCGGTGCTGCTGCAGACTTTCGTGCCCCGTATGACGCAAAGCGGTCTTGCTCCGGTGGGCGCATTTCGCACGTTCCAGAAAGACATCGATACGGTCGCCGCTACCGCGTATGAGACCGGCACGCCGATGCCGGTCACGTCAACCGTGCAGCAACTGCTGCGACTCGGCGCAGCCATGGGACTGGCTCAGGCCGACCTGTCCGCTTTCATCGACATCCTGCAAACGCCGCGCGGCGTGCAGCACGACTGA
- a CDS encoding dodecin, with the protein MSDHVYKQIELTGSSTKSIDDAVTTAIAKASKTLRNLHWFQVTETRGQIEDDKVAYWQVTIKVGLRIE; encoded by the coding sequence ATGTCAGATCATGTCTACAAACAGATCGAATTGACCGGCTCGTCGACCAAATCAATCGACGACGCTGTGACCACCGCCATTGCAAAAGCGTCGAAGACATTGCGCAACTTGCACTGGTTTCAGGTGACGGAGACGCGGGGCCAGATCGAAGACGACAAGGTCGCTTACTGGCAAGTGACCATCAAGGTCGGTCTGCGGATCGAATAG
- a CDS encoding ABC transporter permease codes for MDIQQASALTSSAVTAAIPLMFAGAGELVAEKSGVLNLGVEGMMLMGAVTGYAVTAVTGNPWLGVVAAIGAGLAMSLLFAFLTLTMLANQVATGLSLTIFGIGLSAYVGKPYTSAAVRATIDTWTIPGLSKIPVLGPALFSLTPLDYLAFLMFAVIGWFLYRTRAGLVLRSVGESPQVAHSVGFPVVGVRYGAVAFGGGMAGLAGGYYSIVNLHLWQEQLTSGRGWIALALVVFATWRPGRLLIGALLFGAVTGLQFYAQAIGVPVPTQFLAMLPYVATVVVLVLISRNPNTIRLNAPASLGKPFFSAG; via the coding sequence ATGGATATTCAACAAGCCAGCGCGCTCACGTCGAGCGCCGTCACTGCCGCGATCCCGCTGATGTTCGCGGGCGCGGGCGAACTCGTCGCCGAAAAGTCGGGCGTTCTCAACCTCGGCGTGGAAGGCATGATGCTGATGGGCGCCGTGACCGGCTACGCGGTCACGGCGGTCACCGGCAACCCGTGGCTCGGCGTGGTCGCCGCGATCGGAGCGGGGCTCGCGATGTCGCTGCTCTTCGCGTTTCTCACGCTCACCATGCTCGCCAACCAGGTCGCGACCGGCCTGTCGCTGACGATCTTCGGCATCGGCCTGTCTGCGTATGTCGGCAAGCCGTACACGTCGGCCGCCGTGCGCGCGACGATCGATACGTGGACCATTCCCGGTCTCTCGAAAATTCCGGTGCTTGGCCCCGCGCTGTTCAGCCTCACGCCGCTCGACTACCTCGCGTTCCTGATGTTTGCGGTGATCGGCTGGTTTCTGTACCGTACGCGCGCCGGACTCGTGTTGCGCTCGGTGGGCGAGTCGCCGCAGGTCGCGCACTCGGTCGGCTTTCCGGTGGTGGGCGTGCGCTACGGCGCGGTAGCGTTCGGCGGCGGCATGGCGGGCCTCGCCGGTGGCTACTACTCGATCGTGAATCTGCACCTGTGGCAGGAACAGCTCACTTCGGGCCGCGGCTGGATTGCGCTCGCACTCGTGGTGTTCGCGACGTGGCGGCCCGGGCGTCTGCTGATCGGTGCGCTGCTGTTCGGCGCGGTGACCGGTCTGCAGTTCTACGCACAGGCGATCGGCGTGCCGGTGCCCACGCAGTTCCTCGCGATGTTGCCGTATGTCGCGACCGTCGTCGTGCTCGTGCTGATCTCGCGCAATCCGAACACGATTCGCCTGAACGCGCCAGCCTCGCTCGGCAAACCGTTTTTCTCGGCGGGCTGA